Within Alteromonas gilva, the genomic segment CCGAGCCGTTTTTAGCGGTAATGGCGCGGCGCGCTGAAGAAATAACCCGTTGCCGGTTTGGCCATACCATGCAGTTTTTCGCGCCGCTTTACTTGTCGAATCTGTGTGCCAATGAGTGTACTTACTGTGGTTTTTCAATGAGTAATGCACTAAAGCGCAAAACCCTGTCAGAAACTGAACTACTGGCTGAAATAAGCGTGCTTAAAGGCATGGGGCTGGACAGTGTGCTGGTGGTGACCGGCGAGCATGAACGTAAGGTGGGTATCGATTACTTTAAGCGTATGTTGCCACTTATCAAAAAGCACTTCAGCTACCTCGCGCTGGAAGTGCAGCCGTTGTCCACGGCGGATTATCAAACCGTCAAAGGCCTTGGCGTGGATGCGGTGCTGGTGTATCAGGAAACCTATCATCGCCGTGAATATGCGCACTATCACCGCAGAGGCAATAAACAGGACTTTGACTGGCGTCTGGCAACCCCCGAACGTCTGGGCGCAAGCGGCATCGATAAAATTGGCGTGGGCGCTTTACTGGGACTGAGTGATTGGCGCGTCGACAGTTTTTTTACCGCCTTACATCTCGATTACCTGCAAAAACACTATTGGCGCAGTCGTTACAGCTTGTCGTTTCCACGTTTACGGCCATGCGTTGGTCAGCCCTCACATCCGGGCGAAATCAGTAACCGACAATTACTGCAACTCATTTGCGCCCACCGGCTGCTCAACCCGGGTGTCGAAATCAGCTTATCTACCCGCGAGTCGGCGGCTTTACGCGACCGTATTATACCCTTTGGCGTTACCAGTATGAGTGCCGCGTCGAGTACCGAGCCCGGAGGCTACAGCAATCCGGCCGCCGCTCTCGAACAATTCAGTACCGATGACAAGCGCAGCGTGCCACTGGTGGCGGATGCGGTGAGAGCCAAAGGCTTGGAGCCGGTTTGGACTGATTGGTGCCAGGCATACTCAGGCTAACACGGCGCACGCTGTTAGCGGGCTAACATATTTATCGGGAAGTTCATACTTAAGAAGGATTGCGATTTTCTGAATATTGTCTCACACTTAAGATACAGGTTGTGCATTGCGAAGTGGTTAATCGGGCTCGTTGTCGTTTAACTGCTATCGATGTAGTTACAGCATGTCGTATTTTTTATCCAGTGTTGTTGAATAGCAAGGCGCGAGAAGCAGGAAAGCTGAGAGCGTATATAAAATACACGCTCACTGGTGGTAAATCTGTGTACTGCTGTATGTTATGGATGTTTTGTGGGAAATACGACAATCTCTGCATTAATTAGACATATACTGCTGGTCGTCATCTGGCTGGCACTCTGGCGACTGTCAGTTTTTAATGAGTACGCACCTCATGCCAGTATCTGGTTTCCGCCTGCCGGTTTCACGTTTGCCTGTTTTCTGTTGCTCCGTTGGTATGCTGCACCGGCAATGCTTTTATCATGTCTGCTCTCGACGGTGTGGGAAAGCTTCCTGTTTAACGATGGCCGTTCGACCCAGGAACTCATTCAGGCTGGTACTCTCTTTGCCATAATGCACTGTGGTGTGTACGGAGTAAGTGCTAACTATCTTCGTTCCTTCATTGACCGGATCAGTCATCAGAATCTTTACCAACCCGTCATGCGCTTTTTGTTAGTGGCAGCGAGTTCAAGCTTAGTCATGTCTTCCGTGGGCATTATGGTGCTTTACGACGGCGTGCATCTTCCTACGTTAGTGCAATCCTGGTTAGCCTGGTGGATTGGCGATATGTCGGGTTTGTTGGTCCTGGTTCCGGTGTTTATTGGCCTGGTTAACCGAATTTATCCCCGCCAGGGCCTGTTGTTCGCATTGCGCTATGAACCCTCTGGCCGTTCGGATTATTTGCTGTTTGCCGCTAAACTGGCAATTACCAGTACGCTGCTGATTGCGGTTGCATTGGCGACCAATTATTCTGGTTCTGCCGAAGTCGCCAGTCTGGTGTTTTTTATTGCACTGCCACAAATGTGGATTGTGCATACCGAATCGCC encodes:
- a CDS encoding sensor domain-containing diguanylate cyclase, which produces MGNTTISALIRHILLVVIWLALWRLSVFNEYAPHASIWFPPAGFTFACFLLLRWYAAPAMLLSCLLSTVWESFLFNDGRSTQELIQAGTLFAIMHCGVYGVSANYLRSFIDRISHQNLYQPVMRFLLVAASSSLVMSSVGIMVLYDGVHLPTLVQSWLAWWIGDMSGLLVLVPVFIGLVNRIYPRQGLLFALRYEPSGRSDYLLFAAKLAITSTLLIAVALATNYSGSAEVASLVFFIALPQMWIVHTESPMRVAVSVALFSFLAALLVSLLQMGEQAYIFQVAISVVASAAYFTMAVPALVSHNQALYKEVRTDYLSQTVMRQHFIKLAEQNLKHASRYNFETALLLFDIDNFKQINDQYGHLIGDEVLQKFARMVKSKIRESDIIGRFGGDEFMLLLPQTSLQSAYKVAESIRCGMLELKISNPDVKPSCSVGAAAMTRESGFKGAFEEADQALLQAKRGGRNRTTLNSTG
- the thiH gene encoding 2-iminoacetate synthase ThiH translates to MSFNHILAAYDWDDIGMRIRSSSAAQVKKALSVSAPSLDDMMALLSPAAEPFLAVMARRAEEITRCRFGHTMQFFAPLYLSNLCANECTYCGFSMSNALKRKTLSETELLAEISVLKGMGLDSVLVVTGEHERKVGIDYFKRMLPLIKKHFSYLALEVQPLSTADYQTVKGLGVDAVLVYQETYHRREYAHYHRRGNKQDFDWRLATPERLGASGIDKIGVGALLGLSDWRVDSFFTALHLDYLQKHYWRSRYSLSFPRLRPCVGQPSHPGEISNRQLLQLICAHRLLNPGVEISLSTRESAALRDRIIPFGVTSMSAASSTEPGGYSNPAAALEQFSTDDKRSVPLVADAVRAKGLEPVWTDWCQAYSG